The following coding sequences are from one Triticum aestivum cultivar Chinese Spring chromosome 5A, IWGSC CS RefSeq v2.1, whole genome shotgun sequence window:
- the LOC123103440 gene encoding brassinosteroid LRR receptor kinase BRL1, with protein sequence MAAFTAAFSFLLVLLRLLAPAIADAGEAAALLAFRRASVVDDPRGALTTWVSGAAANSTAPCSWAGVTCAPPLDGRVVALNLSGKDLAGDLRLGALLALPALQRLDLRRNAFYGNLSHAPPSSSSCALVEVDISSNAFNGTLPPAFLASCGALRSLNLSRNALAAGGFPFAPSLRSIDLSRNHLEDAGLLNYSFAGCHGLRYLNLSANLFTSRLPELASCSVITTLDVSWNQISGALPAGFMATAPANLTYLSIARNNLTGDVSGYNFGVCGNLTVLDWSNNGLSSTGLPPGLANCHRLETLDMSGNKLLSGSIPTFFTELPSLKRLALAGNEFAGPIPEELGQLCGRIVHFDLSSNRLVGGLPASFAKCSSLEVLDLRANQFSGDFVASVVSTISSLRVLRLAFNNITGANPLPALAAGCPLLEEIDLGANELDGEIMPDLCSSLPSLKKLFLPNNYLNGTIPTSLGNCANLESIDLSFNFLVGEIPPEVITLPKLADLVMWANGLSGVIPDILCSNGTALAMLVISYNNFTGGIPPSITSCVNLVWVSLSANRLTGVVPPGFSKLQKLAILQLNKNQLSGRVPAELGRCNNLIWLDLNSNGFTGTIPSELAAQAGLVPEGIVSGKEFVFLRNEAGNICPGAGLLFEFFGIRPERLAGFTPAVRMCPVTRIYMGTTVYSFSSNGSMIFLDLSYNGLTGEIPESLGSMAYLVVLNLGHNELSGKIPEAFSGLELMGAMDLSNNHLVGGIPSGFGSLHFLVDFDVSNNNLTGPIPSSGQLTTFQPARYGNNSGLCGIPLPPCGHTPGGVSGGGSSHDGRRKVIGASILVGVALSLLILLLLLVTLCKLWKSQRTEEIRTGYIESLPMSGATSWKLSGVEEPLSINVAAFEKPLRKLTFAHLLEATNGFSAETLVGSGGFGEVYKARLKDGSVVAIKKLIHYTGQGDREFTAEMETIGKIKHRNLVPLLGYCKVGDERLLVYEYMKHGSLDMVLHDNDDKAMVKLDWAARKKIAIGSARGLAFLHHSCIPHIIHRDMKSSNVLLDNNLDARVSDFGMARLMNALDTHLSVSTLAGTPGYVPPEYYQSFRCTTKGDVYSYGVVLLELLTGKKPIDPTEFGDNNLVGWVKQMVKENKSGEIFDPTLTDTKSGEAELDQYLKIASECLDDRPARRPTMIQVMAMFKELQLDSDSDFLDGFSINSSTIDESAEKSSS encoded by the coding sequence ATGGCGGCCTTCACGGCGGCCTTCtccttcttgctcgtgctgctccgGCTGCTGGCGCCCGCCATTGCcgacgccggcgaggcggcggcgctgctcgCCTTCAGGCGCGCGTCCGTGGTGGACGACCCGCGCGGTGCGCTCACGACCTGGGTGTCCGGCGCCGCCGCCAACTCCACCGCGCCCTGCTCGTGGGCCGGCGTCACGTGCGCGCCGCCGCTCGACGGCCGGGTCGTCGCCCTCAACCTCAGCGGCAAGGACCTCGCTGGCGACCTTCGGCTCGGCGCGCTCCTCGCGCTCCCGGCGCTGCAGCGTCTCGACTTGCGCCGCAATGCCTTCTACGGCAACCTCTCGcacgcgccgccgtcatcgtcgtcgTGCGCGCTCGTGGAGGTGGACATATCGTCCAACGCCTTCAACGGGACGCTGCCCCCGGCGTTCCTGGCGTCCTGCGGCGCGCTGCGGTCCCTGAACCTGTCGAGGAAcgccctcgccgccggcgggtTCCCGTTCGCGCCGTCGCTGCGGTCGATCGACCTGTCGCGCAACCACCTGGAGGACGCCGGCCTGCTCAACTACTCCTTCGCCGGCTGCCATGGCCTGCGGTACCTCAACCTCTCCGCCAACCTCTTCACGAGCCGGCTGCCGGAGCTGGCATCGTGCAGCGTGATCACCACGCTCGACGTGTCGTGGAACCAGATCTCAGGCGCGCTCCCCGCCGGGTTCATGGCGACCGCGCCGGCCAACCTGACGTACCTGAGCATCGCCCGTAACAACCTCACCGGCGATGTCTCTGGGTACAACTTCGGCGTGTGCGGCAACCTGACGGTGCTCGACTGGTCCAACAACGGCCTAAGCAGCACCGGACTACCGCCGGGTCTCGCCAACTGCCACCGCCTTGAGACGCTCGACATGTCAGGGAACAAGCTTCTCTCCGGCTCAATACCGACCTTCTTTACCGAACTACCTTCTCTGAAGAGACTGGCATTGGCCGGCAACGAGTTCGCCGGGCCGATACCGGAGGAGCTGGGCCAGCTGTGCGGCAGAATCGTCCATTTTGACCTGTCGAGCAACCGGCTGGTCGGCGGCTTGCCGGCGAGCTTTGCAAAGTGCAGCTCCCTCGAGGTGCTCGACCTCAGAGCGAACCAGTTCTCCGGTGACTTTGTGGCCAGCGTCGTCAGCACCATCTCCTCGCTCCGCGTGCTGCGGCTGGCATTCAACAACATCACCGGCGCGAACCCGCTGCCGGCGCTCGCGGCGGGGTGCCCATTGCTGGAGGAGATCGACCTCGGGGCCAACGAGCTCGACGGAGAAATCATGCCGGACCTGTGCTCGTCACTGCCTTCTCTGAAGAAGCTGTTCCTCCCAAACAACTACCTCAACGGCACCATACCGACGTCGCTCGGCAACTGCGCTAACCTGGAGTCCATTGATCTGAGCTTCAACTTCCTGGTTGGCGAGATCCCGCCGGAAGTAATCACTCTGCCGAAGCTGGCCGATCTGGTCATGTGGGCGAATGGCCTGTCCGGCGTGATACCGGACATCCTATGCTCCAATGGCACCGCACTGGCGATGCTGGTGATAAGCTACAACAACTTCACCGGAGGCATCCCGCCGTCCATCACAAGCTGCGTGAACCTCGTCTGGGTGTCGCTGTCGGCCAACCGTCTCACCGGGGTCGTGCCGCCGGGCTTCTCCAAGCTCCAGAAGCTGGCCATCCTGCAGCTCAACAAGAACCAGCTCTCCGGCCGCGTGCCGGCGGAGCTCGGCAGGTGCAACAACCTCATATGGCTGGACCTCAACAGCAACGGCTTCACCGGCACGATACCCTCGGAGCTGGCAGCCCAGGCGGGGCTCGTTCCGGAGGGGATCGTGTCAGGGAAGGAGTTCGTCTTCCTCCGCAACGAGGCCGGCAACATCTGCCCCGGCGCCGGACTGCTCTTCGAGTTCTTCGGCATCCGGCCAGAGCGCTTGGCCGGGTTCACCCCCGCCGTGCGCATGTGCCCGGTCACCAGGATCTACATGGGCACCACGGTGTACTCATTCAGCAGCAATGGCAGCATGATCTTCCTCGACCTCTCGTACAACGGCCTCACCGGCGAGATACCGGAGAGCCTCGGGAGCATGGCGTACCTCGTCGTCCTCAACTTGGGGCACAATGAGCTCAGCGGCAAGATACCGGAGGCATTTTCAGGGCTGGAACTGATGGGCGCCATGGACCTGTCAAACAATCACCTCGTCGGCGGCATACCCTCAGGTTTTGGTAGCCTGCATTTCCTCGTCGACTTCGACGTCTCCAACAACAACCTCACCGGTCCGATCCCGTCGTCCGGCCAGCTCACCACCTTCCAGCCGGCCCGGTACGGGAACAACTCTGGTCTCTGTGGCATTCCTCTGCCGCCATGCGGGCACACTCCGGGAGGGGTGAGCGGGGGAGGAAGCTCACATGATGGGAGGAGGAAGGTGATCGGGGCGAGCATTCTCGTCGGAGTGGCGCTCTCGCTGCTCATACTCCTGCTGCTCTTGGTCACGCTCTGCAAGCTCTGGAAGAGCCAGAGGACCGAGGAGATCAGAACGGGGTACATCGAGAGCCTCCCGATGTCCGGCGCCACGAGCTGGAAGCTGTCCGGCGTCGAGGAGCCACTGAGCATCAACGTGGCAGCATTCGAGAAGCCGCTGAGGAAGCTCACCTTCGCGCACCTCCTCGAGGCCACCAATGGCTTCAGCGCCGAGACCCTCGTCGGCTCCGGGGGGTTCGGCGAGGTTTACAAGGCCAGGCTCAAGGACGGCAGCGTGGTGGCCATCAAGAAGCTCATCCATTACACGGGCCAGGGCGACCGGGAGTTCACGGCGGAGATGGAGACCATCGGCAAGATCAAGCACCGCAACCTCGTCCCGCTGCTCGGGTACTGCAAGGTCGGCGACGAGCGGCTCCTCGTGTACGAGTACATGAAGCACGGCAGCTTGGACATGGTGCTCCACGACAACGACGACAAGGCCATGGTGAAGCTCGACTgggcggcgaggaagaagatcgCCATCGGGTCGGCGAGGggcctcgccttcctccaccacAGCTGCATCCCCCACATCATCCACCGGGACATGAAGTCGAGCAACGTGCTCCTGGACAACAACCTCGACGCCCGGGTGTCGGACTTCGGGATGGCGAGGCTGATGAACGCGCTGGACACGCACCTGAGCGTGAGCACGCTCGCGGGCACGCCCGGGTACGTCCCGCCGGAGTACTACCAGAGCTTCCGGTGCACGACCAAGGGCGACGTCTACAGCTATGGCGTCGTGCTCCTGGAGCTCCTCACCGGGAAGAAGCCGATCGACCCGACCGAGTTCGGCGACAACAACCTCGTCGGCTGGGTGAAGCAGATGGTCAAGGAGAACAAGAGCGGCGAGATCTTTGATCCCACGCTGACCGACACCAAGTCCGGGGAGGCCGAGCTCGATCAGTACCTCAAGATCGCCTCCGAGTGCCTGGATGACCGGCCGGCCAGAAGGCCTACCATGATCCAGGTCATGGCCATGTTCAAGGAGCTGCAGCTCGACTCCGACAGCGACTTCCTCGACGGCTTCTCGATCAACTCCTCCACCATAGACGAATCGGCAGAGAAATCATCGTCGTAA